One window of Sporocytophaga myxococcoides genomic DNA carries:
- a CDS encoding NAD(P)H-dependent flavin oxidoreductase, with protein MWNKTKFTTLSGIDYPIVQGPFGGGLSSVKLTSTVSNAGGLGSFGGQPFSAKEIIETCNEIRKFTNKPFNINLWVSDRDEGLENYTDDDYAQLCALFKPYFNELELPIPERPSNLGPKFEEQVEAIFEVKPAVFSFVYGIPSDIIIEKCKSLNIKTVGTATTVDEAIALENAGVDAIIATGFEAGGHRVSFLSSAENSLTGTFSLIPQVADNVKIPVIAAGGIADARGVKAALILGADAVQMGTAFLATSQSNASQDHKDKLFTENAKYTTLTKIFTGRLSRGIRNRLTGELKQNEHLLAPYPLQGKFMSHLKAYPPGADNNPDFKSYWAGQSASLLKYRDAQILIETIVKEMNEIK; from the coding sequence ATGTGGAATAAAACAAAATTTACAACCCTATCAGGTATCGATTATCCAATAGTACAAGGACCCTTTGGAGGAGGCCTTTCATCTGTTAAACTTACAAGTACAGTTTCAAATGCAGGCGGATTAGGTTCTTTCGGAGGTCAGCCTTTTTCAGCTAAAGAAATAATTGAAACTTGTAACGAAATAAGAAAATTCACCAATAAACCATTCAACATTAATTTATGGGTAAGTGACAGAGATGAAGGCCTGGAAAATTATACTGATGATGATTATGCCCAATTATGCGCATTATTTAAACCATATTTCAATGAATTAGAGTTACCCATACCAGAAAGGCCAAGCAATCTGGGACCTAAATTTGAAGAACAGGTAGAAGCTATCTTTGAGGTTAAGCCAGCTGTATTTAGTTTCGTTTATGGCATTCCGTCCGATATCATAATAGAAAAGTGTAAGTCATTGAACATAAAAACAGTGGGAACCGCCACCACTGTTGACGAAGCTATTGCTTTAGAGAATGCTGGAGTGGATGCAATAATTGCCACAGGCTTTGAAGCTGGCGGACATCGCGTTTCATTTTTAAGTTCTGCAGAAAATTCCTTAACGGGGACATTTTCACTTATTCCACAGGTTGCAGACAATGTTAAAATTCCTGTCATTGCCGCTGGTGGCATTGCTGATGCCCGGGGAGTAAAAGCGGCATTAATATTAGGAGCAGATGCTGTTCAAATGGGCACCGCCTTTTTAGCTACATCACAATCAAACGCTTCACAAGACCATAAAGACAAATTATTTACGGAAAATGCAAAGTACACCACTCTTACAAAAATCTTTACAGGAAGGCTTTCGAGAGGAATACGCAATAGACTAACAGGCGAGTTAAAACAAAATGAACATTTATTAGCTCCTTATCCATTACAGGGAAAATTTATGAGTCATTTAAAAGCATATCCACCAGGAGCAGACAACAATCCTGACTTTAAATCTTATTGGGCAGGACAATCAGCATCGTTATTAAAATACCGAGACGCCCAAATTCTGATTGAAACTATAGTTAAAGAAATGAATGAAATCAAATGA
- a CDS encoding ATP-binding protein translates to MRRLKEIFNLFEIAHSGKYDIESHGIGLTIVKQLVEENGGNIWVDSKLGKETKFQFAVPKK, encoded by the coding sequence ATGAGAAGATTGAAAGAAATATTCAATTTATTTGAGATAGCTCATTCCGGCAAGTATGACATAGAAAGTCACGGAATCGGATTAACAATTGTAAAACAGCTTGTAGAAGAAAACGGTGGTAATATTTGGGTGGACAGTAAATTAGGAAAAGAAACTAAATTTCAGTTTGCTGTTCCTAAGAAGTAG
- a CDS encoding PAS domain S-box protein yields MNREENVRKILECLPDGILVTNKDGEIIFANAQIEALFNYKREELLGKPTDILIPEDYHNILDEYRKDFLDHHFTQSAIHPGVRLIGIRKDGAKFNVAINLSSLESDPYGVVIISAIRDITEAVRVKEELKSTQEIFHKIFESSLNGIVKYENIRNEKGELVDFKYVVANKRALELTERTEEEMIGKTIIELNPWIKDSDILKIMIRVAEQGDTEVHEFQSKRKEKSVWYKANFIRVDDGILLTFDDISLSKQAEEKLKETNQELEQRAEDSTLELLKSNEKLRSINEKLDRYAYMISHDLKAPLANIEGLASSLKADYAGIPLDDEGNEMLEMMTAKINDMRDIIENVLQSAKDAIRSREIINLEKTVHEIVETLNPPSHFHFFIQQGLPQIKYPRASIVQILQNLLSNSIKYMDKANPLITISYFEKESYYTICVADNGIGIPQERLKEIFNLFEIAHSGRYDIESHGIGLTIVKQLVEENGGNIWVDSTLGEETKFQFTIPKK; encoded by the coding sequence ATGAACAGAGAAGAAAATGTCCGAAAAATATTGGAGTGTCTGCCTGACGGAATATTGGTTACTAATAAGGATGGGGAGATCATCTTTGCTAATGCCCAGATTGAAGCACTTTTTAATTACAAAAGGGAAGAACTTTTAGGGAAACCTACTGATATACTTATACCCGAAGACTATCATAACATACTTGATGAGTATCGAAAGGATTTTTTGGATCACCATTTCACTCAATCTGCAATACATCCAGGTGTCAGGCTCATAGGTATAAGAAAGGACGGTGCGAAGTTTAATGTGGCAATAAATTTAAGTTCCTTAGAATCGGATCCATATGGAGTCGTCATTATCTCTGCCATTCGGGATATTACAGAAGCTGTCAGGGTAAAAGAAGAACTGAAAAGCACTCAGGAAATTTTTCACAAAATCTTTGAGTCTTCTCTTAATGGGATAGTGAAATATGAAAACATTAGAAATGAAAAAGGCGAACTCGTCGATTTTAAATATGTAGTAGCAAATAAAAGAGCTTTGGAGCTGACAGAGAGAACAGAGGAAGAGATGATCGGTAAGACAATCATTGAACTCAATCCCTGGATAAAGGATTCTGATATTCTCAAAATCATGATTCGGGTCGCTGAACAGGGTGATACAGAAGTTCATGAATTTCAATCAAAGAGAAAGGAAAAGTCAGTCTGGTACAAAGCAAACTTTATAAGAGTAGATGATGGAATTTTACTCACCTTCGACGATATATCCCTCTCCAAACAAGCTGAGGAAAAATTAAAAGAGACTAACCAGGAACTGGAACAAAGGGCTGAGGACAGTACTCTGGAATTGTTAAAATCAAATGAAAAGCTCAGAAGTATCAATGAGAAACTTGATCGATATGCATATATGATCTCTCACGATTTAAAAGCTCCGCTTGCAAATATAGAAGGGCTTGCATCTTCTTTAAAGGCTGATTATGCCGGAATCCCTTTAGATGATGAAGGGAATGAAATGCTTGAAATGATGACGGCTAAGATCAATGACATGCGCGACATTATTGAAAATGTATTGCAGTCAGCTAAAGATGCGATCAGGAGTAGGGAAATCATCAATTTGGAGAAAACTGTGCATGAAATAGTTGAAACTTTAAATCCTCCTTCTCATTTTCACTTTTTTATTCAACAAGGCCTTCCACAGATTAAATATCCTCGTGCATCCATTGTACAGATATTACAGAACCTGTTGAGCAACTCCATTAAATATATGGATAAGGCTAATCCATTAATAACCATTTCCTATTTTGAAAAAGAAAGTTATTACACCATTTGTGTTGCTGATAACGGCATAGGAATACCTCAGGAAAGATTGAAAGAAATATTCAATTTATTTGAAATTGCTCATTCCGGTAGGTATGATATAGAAAGTCATGGCATCGGATTAACAATTGTAAAACAACTTGTAGAAGAAAACGGGGGTAATATATGGGTTGATAGTACATTGGGGGAAGAAACTAAATTTCAATTTACTATTCCTAAGAAGTAA
- a CDS encoding CPBP family intramembrane glutamic endopeptidase, with protein sequence MRNFKFKLWLILAFIGLTGVASLLLSDLSLGNLPPEVTEQIPMETLKFLMLINPAVLVLIATTIGTILYDKVNLSVPLFEKLFDKRGTSSFSLKGIIVEGIVLGVLAGIAILAVAYFFKPYLPQVLLDSSDNARLNLITKLLYGGVTEELLCRFGLMTLFVWVLYKIFKSLNAAVFWSANFLSAVLFAVGHLPMVFQLVTDVSFPVYAYVILGNSIGGLLFGYAYWKRGLESAFMAHAFTHLTMVGVNLVFS encoded by the coding sequence ATGCGCAATTTTAAGTTTAAACTTTGGTTAATCCTCGCATTTATTGGATTGACAGGTGTAGCATCACTACTCTTATCTGATTTGTCATTAGGAAATTTACCCCCTGAGGTAACAGAGCAAATCCCGATGGAGACTCTGAAGTTTCTTATGCTGATAAACCCTGCAGTTTTAGTACTGATTGCTACAACTATCGGAACCATTCTTTACGATAAGGTAAATCTATCCGTGCCTCTATTTGAAAAACTATTTGATAAAAGAGGAACTTCTTCTTTTAGCTTAAAAGGAATTATTGTAGAGGGTATTGTTCTGGGAGTTTTAGCAGGAATAGCAATCCTCGCTGTTGCTTATTTCTTTAAGCCCTATCTGCCTCAGGTCTTGTTGGACTCCAGCGATAATGCGAGATTAAATCTGATCACAAAGCTTTTATATGGAGGTGTTACGGAAGAGCTGTTGTGCCGCTTCGGTCTGATGACTTTATTTGTCTGGGTACTTTATAAGATTTTTAAGAGCCTGAATGCAGCAGTTTTTTGGTCTGCTAATTTCCTGTCGGCAGTTTTATTTGCGGTGGGACATCTGCCTATGGTATTTCAGTTGGTTACTGATGTGTCGTTTCCTGTTTATGCTTATGTCATCCTGGGGAATAGCATTGGTGGCTTGTTATTTGGTTATGCTTATTGGAAAAGAGGACTGGAGAGTGCTTTTATGGCACATGCTTTTACTCACTTGACTATGGTAGGTGTGAACTTAGTGTTTAGTTGA
- a CDS encoding T9SS type A sorting domain-containing protein — protein sequence MKKIIFTILLAVLALDPIYSQVSLGLDYQSKFAIMELTPQEYNAWITEDGFSDDAIRQTMTKRIYKKFKDDFDFIFFISNEQSRPTTISYYGKFAGISNNTLGIGRFIYSTSSNYGSSGKLQGIMHIPYRSGLMYGPTLHEFMHNWGNYALQTGIYDPASGPDNNFDGHWGFTGGSSPGQLGGFDQSTLKTNVNGDPKRYSVKQFGVNVNGGNSQPYSKLELYLMGMIPASEVPTFDLFRDITSVTPVGENFEFVAGTRETYNGSSLVAKLGARNPDYLSSQKDFKVLFVLISNDQLNETEWKDISDQVMWFAGNTNDDKSIYNFYEATEGKGTINISNLASSLKANTSGNITLNSPASSVKFGIASNISWQTNISGNVKLELFQNGVLKETLTSDIAASSQTFSWTPTESMLGDLYRLKITSLSDPSVYDFTDNIFKIDYHYYKISGTVKDETGKPLANAILKLGETIVPDQVQTEDNFSISLSLAPKKQSFKPSGNFLGKIDLMLNKSAGSTKDVYVEITDNTGTVIGRDTIPNAEIKSKSSFVSASFFPIIKVSPEKEYTILVSADDSEISWSLGFPSAYTKGESDILENADYTFITYKGNGTELKSDENGYYECWINAGYSGELSLTSLNTLYQPSPSKILNSVADNLPNQNFVLYSPVKVSGYVYSTNNVPLTNATVNWGEPLTVDQSQTSTKIGYGIRKEYELSQTFIPTASTLSQVQLALIKNGTPTQSINVQIKKENEIIGTQTIVPSSISKATNWVSAPFIPALNLIPGQEYTISVTASGSGEYYWFCDSAKYNNGTAIGIDKTNYDFSFITNQGNGGQFLTDASGYYEFRYPRGWNGVIQASRAGYTFFPIQFSNITTSLTEQNFKDGINTSINNLEEAEAKVKIYPNPASDMIFIESGFANESILSVEILNDKGESLKTLSESFTGTRSYSISEVSSGLYFLKISNSKGTYIHKLTKL from the coding sequence ATGAAAAAAATCATTTTTACAATTCTTTTAGCAGTTTTAGCATTAGACCCGATCTATAGTCAGGTAAGCCTGGGGCTCGATTATCAAAGTAAGTTTGCTATCATGGAGCTCACTCCCCAGGAATACAATGCCTGGATTACAGAAGACGGGTTTAGCGATGATGCCATCCGTCAGACTATGACAAAAAGAATATACAAGAAATTTAAAGATGACTTCGATTTCATTTTCTTCATATCAAATGAGCAAAGCCGTCCTACCACCATATCTTACTATGGAAAATTTGCAGGCATATCCAACAATACTTTAGGAATCGGCAGGTTCATTTATTCTACTTCGAGCAATTATGGTTCATCAGGAAAACTGCAAGGGATAATGCACATACCATACAGATCCGGGCTTATGTACGGACCTACTTTACATGAGTTCATGCATAACTGGGGCAATTATGCTCTACAAACAGGTATATACGACCCTGCTTCCGGACCTGACAACAACTTTGATGGTCATTGGGGGTTTACAGGAGGATCAAGTCCCGGGCAATTAGGAGGTTTTGATCAAAGTACATTAAAAACAAATGTAAACGGAGATCCAAAGAGATACAGCGTAAAACAATTCGGAGTAAACGTTAATGGTGGGAATTCACAACCATATAGTAAACTGGAACTTTACCTTATGGGTATGATCCCGGCTAGCGAAGTTCCTACCTTTGATCTGTTCAGAGATATTACCTCTGTGACTCCAGTAGGTGAGAACTTTGAATTTGTAGCTGGAACAAGAGAGACATATAACGGCAGTAGTCTTGTTGCTAAACTAGGGGCTAGAAACCCAGATTATTTAAGCTCCCAGAAAGATTTTAAGGTTTTGTTTGTGCTCATCTCGAATGATCAACTCAATGAAACGGAATGGAAGGATATCAGTGATCAGGTGATGTGGTTTGCCGGAAATACTAATGACGATAAGAGTATTTACAACTTTTACGAAGCTACAGAAGGTAAAGGCACAATCAACATCAGTAACCTGGCTTCTTCTCTCAAAGCAAACACTTCCGGAAATATCACATTGAACTCTCCCGCAAGCTCTGTGAAATTCGGAATAGCCTCTAACATCAGCTGGCAAACTAACATTAGCGGTAACGTTAAATTAGAACTTTTCCAAAATGGAGTATTAAAGGAAACTTTGACATCCGATATTGCAGCATCCTCACAAACATTTTCATGGACACCAACAGAATCAATGTTAGGAGATCTGTACAGGCTAAAGATAACAAGTCTATCTGATCCTTCAGTTTATGATTTTACTGACAACATATTCAAAATCGATTACCATTATTATAAAATTAGCGGAACCGTCAAAGACGAAACAGGAAAACCTCTTGCCAATGCTATTCTTAAATTGGGAGAAACAATTGTGCCGGACCAGGTACAAACTGAGGATAACTTTTCAATTTCGCTAAGCCTGGCTCCGAAAAAACAATCTTTTAAACCTTCGGGAAACTTTCTGGGTAAGATAGATCTGATGCTTAATAAATCTGCCGGTTCCACAAAAGATGTATATGTAGAGATAACCGATAACACAGGAACAGTGATAGGAAGAGATACAATTCCCAATGCGGAAATTAAAAGTAAAAGTTCCTTTGTATCAGCCTCATTTTTTCCCATCATTAAAGTCAGTCCGGAAAAAGAATATACAATCCTCGTAAGTGCAGATGACTCGGAAATATCCTGGTCGCTAGGTTTTCCTTCCGCCTATACCAAAGGTGAATCTGACATATTGGAGAATGCAGATTATACATTCATAACCTACAAAGGAAATGGCACTGAATTAAAATCTGATGAAAACGGATACTATGAATGTTGGATCAATGCCGGCTATTCAGGTGAACTCTCGTTAACAAGTCTCAATACTTTATATCAACCATCACCTTCCAAAATATTGAACTCTGTTGCAGATAATCTCCCGAATCAGAATTTTGTACTTTACTCACCCGTTAAAGTGTCAGGTTATGTTTATTCCACTAATAACGTCCCCTTGACTAATGCAACGGTAAACTGGGGAGAGCCTTTAACAGTTGATCAAAGTCAGACCTCAACTAAAATTGGCTATGGGATTAGAAAGGAATATGAGTTATCCCAAACATTCATTCCCACAGCAAGCACTCTTTCCCAGGTTCAGTTAGCTCTGATTAAAAATGGTACTCCTACACAATCGATTAACGTTCAAATAAAAAAGGAAAACGAAATTATAGGTACACAGACAATTGTTCCTTCTTCCATTAGCAAAGCTACAAATTGGGTAAGTGCACCTTTTATACCTGCCTTGAATCTGATACCTGGACAGGAATATACCATCTCTGTAACAGCTTCAGGATCCGGAGAATACTACTGGTTTTGTGACTCAGCTAAATACAACAATGGAACAGCAATTGGTATAGATAAAACCAATTATGATTTTAGTTTTATTACCAACCAAGGTAACGGGGGACAATTCCTGACAGATGCATCCGGTTATTATGAATTCAGATATCCAAGAGGTTGGAATGGGGTAATTCAGGCATCAAGGGCCGGCTACACTTTCTTTCCAATTCAGTTTTCTAACATTACAACAAGCCTGACTGAGCAGAACTTCAAAGATGGCATAAATACTTCCATTAATAATTTAGAAGAAGCTGAGGCAAAAGTAAAAATTTATCCTAACCCTGCATCTGACATGATCTTTATTGAATCCGGATTTGCAAATGAATCGATCTTATCGGTGGAAATATTGAACGATAAAGGTGAGTCTTTAAAAACATTATCTGAATCTTTCACAGGAACCCGATCCTATTCCATATCTGAAGTTAGCAGTGGATTGTATTTCCTTAAAATCTCAAACTCCAAAGGGACATATATTCATAAACTAACAAAGTTGTAA
- a CDS encoding Crp/Fnr family transcriptional regulator has translation MSQILRQQIEKITKLTDEEFEYILSHFVSKKYKKHQFIIQEGEDVTNDFFILNGCLKSYFTDKNGKEHILQFGMQDWWITDYQAYYSQTKATINMDCIEDSEVLCLSYHNREKLCAEIHKIEHFFRKKTNKRNVALQQRILSLLSNNAKEKYDQLLQLYPQLSQKVPKHLIASYLGVTRETLSRLNSPSN, from the coding sequence ATGAGCCAAATTTTAAGACAGCAGATAGAAAAAATAACAAAATTAACTGATGAAGAATTTGAATATATTTTGTCACACTTTGTTAGTAAGAAATATAAAAAGCATCAGTTTATAATCCAGGAAGGAGAAGATGTTACCAACGACTTTTTCATTTTAAATGGTTGTTTGAAATCATACTTTACAGATAAAAACGGCAAGGAGCACATATTGCAGTTTGGAATGCAAGACTGGTGGATTACTGACTATCAGGCTTATTATAGCCAGACAAAAGCAACCATAAACATGGACTGTATTGAGGATAGTGAAGTACTTTGTCTATCGTATCATAATAGAGAAAAACTCTGTGCTGAAATTCACAAAATAGAACACTTTTTCAGAAAGAAGACTAATAAAAGAAACGTTGCGCTGCAACAAAGAATTCTTTCATTACTAAGCAACAATGCTAAAGAAAAATACGATCAATTATTACAACTATATCCTCAGCTTTCTCAAAAAGTACCCAAACACCTTATAGCCTCTTATTTAGGTGTTACAAGAGAAACGTTAAGCCGGCTTAACTCTCCTTCAAATTAG
- a CDS encoding RNA polymerase sigma factor, which translates to MRIGDKEMRSELNDQELLLLYKESTDMSLAAALFSRYTHLVFGLCMKYLKDEEDSRDAVMTIFEKLIEDLKKHEISNFKSWLYSVSKNHCLMVLRKKTSENEKIPDLIMKNEYVLHLSSEEDKELNLLKLDNCMEKLVEQQRKCIDLFFLQEKCYREIEASTGYSSNEVKSFIQNGKRNLKNCMERSTDD; encoded by the coding sequence ATGCGTATCGGTGATAAAGAAATGCGTTCAGAGCTAAACGATCAGGAATTGCTCCTTTTATATAAGGAGTCAACTGATATGTCTCTGGCTGCTGCTTTATTCAGCCGGTATACCCACCTGGTGTTTGGTCTGTGTATGAAGTACCTCAAGGATGAGGAAGACAGCAGAGATGCCGTCATGACCATTTTTGAGAAACTTATAGAAGACCTTAAAAAGCACGAAATAAGCAACTTCAAGTCTTGGCTGTATTCAGTTTCAAAAAATCATTGTTTGATGGTTTTAAGAAAAAAAACCTCAGAAAATGAAAAAATTCCTGATCTGATTATGAAAAACGAGTACGTTTTGCATCTATCATCAGAAGAGGATAAAGAACTAAACCTTTTGAAACTGGATAACTGTATGGAAAAACTGGTGGAACAACAGCGCAAATGCATTGACTTGTTTTTCCTGCAGGAGAAATGTTATAGAGAGATTGAAGCGAGCACTGGCTATTCCTCTAACGAGGTCAAAAGCTTTATTCAGAATGGAAAACGCAATCTGAAGAATTGCATGGAAAGGAGTACAGATGACTGA
- a CDS encoding YceI family protein, which yields MAKFQMQQASCNVNWTGKKVLGLHTGSINVANGFIEFKDNTVSGGEIQIDMTSITITDIEDSKTHDEFLAHLTNDDFFAVDKFRTSKLVITNATQIELNKYKISGILTIKDISHPVTFFSTIEIFTDFLHSLGEIVIDRTLYNIRYGSGKFIDNLGDKLIYDDFVLQFKLVGKL from the coding sequence ATGGCAAAATTTCAAATGCAACAAGCAAGTTGCAATGTAAACTGGACAGGCAAGAAGGTATTAGGCTTACACACTGGCAGTATCAATGTCGCAAATGGCTTTATTGAATTTAAAGACAATACTGTTTCAGGAGGTGAAATACAAATTGATATGACATCAATTACAATCACCGATATTGAAGACTCAAAGACACACGATGAATTTTTAGCCCACCTTACAAATGATGATTTTTTTGCGGTAGATAAATTCAGGACTTCAAAACTCGTAATTACTAATGCAACACAAATTGAGTTGAACAAATATAAGATTAGCGGAATACTAACGATCAAAGATATTTCACATCCGGTTACCTTTTTTTCCACGATCGAAATATTTACAGACTTCCTTCATTCATTAGGCGAAATAGTTATTGACAGAACATTATACAACATTCGATATGGATCTGGAAAATTTATTGACAATCTGGGCGATAAATTAATTTATGATGACTTTGTTTTACAATTCAAACTTGTCGGAAAGCTATAA
- a CDS encoding tetratricopeptide repeat protein: protein MTDPTKIFPKEDKCLPLEVMMDYLHDRLSNKERNHVERHTLHCEFCSEAMEGLAMSKEDPIKDIIASINEVNHLESQILLSASLEEPVSEIGMDEDVDFSKKEVMMEEAVFSMTPAAAAAPMRRKEISIEAEAKPFVLKDNQTKFNWTKIAAAITGFLLLGGSLFVILKKNWTKDQPVASVKKSETNSEDDNAFINADSTIAIVPLQKEPLQRNQTYSDGVLIPEKSENEKAEEVQQEARVSEIQEHLVITEQAKELSAPATQEENQLSKEVDNNFAYKSETTEEITLKTSKSRKVEAKKKAAIPAAADVARKDSALKANGNSIQSTSFAIGLNLYNKGEYKKAIVQLLNAKKTDPDYEVALWFLAKSYEALDETEKSEEVYHELIKINGEFKERAEEELRK, encoded by the coding sequence ATGACTGATCCAACCAAAATATTTCCTAAAGAAGATAAATGCCTCCCATTGGAGGTTATGATGGACTACCTGCATGATCGTCTTTCCAATAAAGAAAGAAACCATGTAGAAAGGCATACGCTTCATTGTGAATTTTGTAGTGAAGCTATGGAAGGCTTGGCAATGAGCAAAGAGGACCCTATAAAAGATATTATTGCTTCTATCAATGAAGTCAATCATCTGGAGTCACAGATTCTGTTAAGTGCGAGCTTAGAGGAGCCAGTAAGTGAAATCGGCATGGATGAAGATGTTGACTTCAGCAAGAAAGAAGTGATGATGGAGGAAGCAGTCTTTTCTATGACTCCGGCTGCTGCTGCTGCACCTATGCGTCGCAAAGAAATATCCATTGAGGCAGAAGCTAAGCCTTTTGTATTAAAAGATAATCAGACGAAGTTTAACTGGACAAAGATAGCTGCAGCAATTACAGGATTCCTGTTGCTTGGAGGAAGTTTGTTCGTTATACTAAAGAAGAACTGGACGAAGGACCAGCCTGTTGCTTCCGTCAAAAAATCTGAAACAAATTCTGAAGATGACAATGCTTTTATAAATGCTGATAGCACCATCGCTATAGTACCTCTGCAAAAAGAACCTCTGCAAAGAAATCAAACCTACTCAGATGGTGTTCTGATCCCTGAAAAATCTGAGAATGAAAAAGCAGAAGAGGTTCAACAAGAAGCAAGAGTAAGCGAAATACAGGAGCATTTGGTAATCACAGAGCAAGCTAAAGAACTTTCTGCCCCGGCGACACAAGAGGAAAATCAATTATCTAAAGAAGTAGACAACAACTTTGCTTACAAATCAGAAACTACTGAAGAGATTACACTGAAAACCAGCAAATCAAGGAAGGTAGAAGCGAAAAAGAAAGCAGCTATCCCGGCAGCAGCAGATGTTGCAAGGAAAGATTCTGCTTTAAAAGCAAACGGTAACAGCATACAATCTACCAGCTTTGCTATTGGACTGAACTTATACAACAAAGGTGAATACAAGAAAGCCATTGTACAATTACTGAATGCAAAGAAGACAGATCCTGACTATGAAGTAGCACTTTGGTTTCTTGCAAAGAGCTATGAAGCTCTTGATGAGACAGAGAAATCTGAGGAAGTATATCATGAGCTTATTAAAATAAATGGAGAATTTAAAGAGAGGGCGGAGGAAGAGTTGAGGAAGTAG